The proteins below come from a single Candidatus Binatia bacterium genomic window:
- a CDS encoding ABC transporter substrate-binding protein translates to MTLRNHLIPAALLLSALLWASYGRAQDSTKQLQTLNVSYASVTGSRIPLWVAKEARLFEKHGLNVNLVVIAAGNTAIGALMGGDVEILGAPGSTSMVSAARGLPIVIIGTFGPGAWKLAAHPSITSVQDLKGKTVGTSRPGTTIDFALRRVLLKLGLVPGKDVNVLATGLAESIKRVFIMQQGKIDATLVSPDNLYEAESKGMKVSVLADLRELGIHTSASDLSAKRDFIKAQRARARAFLAAYCEAIWLARTNKTVALASFRKYMRENDPQRLEIYYKNYVEDMLPAKPYPMEDVIQAEIENQSLTMPEMKGKKPADFIDKTLLGELEAEGFFARLYNR, encoded by the coding sequence ATGACGCTCCGAAACCATCTCATCCCGGCTGCGCTCCTGCTGAGCGCTCTGCTATGGGCGTCGTACGGTCGAGCGCAGGATTCAACCAAGCAACTCCAGACGCTCAACGTCTCCTACGCCTCGGTGACCGGCAGTCGGATTCCGCTGTGGGTCGCCAAGGAGGCGCGGCTCTTCGAGAAGCACGGCCTGAACGTCAACCTGGTCGTGATCGCGGCCGGAAACACCGCTATCGGGGCGCTCATGGGAGGCGACGTTGAGATCCTCGGCGCCCCCGGCAGCACTTCGATGGTTTCCGCGGCCAGAGGACTCCCCATCGTCATCATCGGCACCTTCGGTCCCGGCGCCTGGAAGCTCGCGGCGCACCCGTCGATCACTTCGGTTCAGGACCTCAAGGGAAAGACGGTCGGAACGAGCCGGCCCGGCACGACGATCGATTTCGCTTTGCGCAGAGTTTTGCTCAAATTGGGGCTGGTTCCCGGCAAAGACGTGAACGTGCTGGCGACCGGACTCGCGGAGTCGATCAAGAGAGTTTTCATCATGCAGCAGGGTAAGATCGACGCGACGCTCGTGAGCCCGGATAATCTCTACGAGGCGGAGTCCAAAGGCATGAAGGTCTCGGTTCTGGCCGACCTGCGGGAGCTGGGCATCCATACCAGCGCGAGCGATCTCTCGGCCAAGCGGGATTTCATCAAGGCGCAGCGCGCCCGGGCGCGCGCGTTTCTCGCGGCGTACTGCGAGGCCATCTGGCTGGCGCGCACGAATAAGACCGTAGCGCTCGCGAGTTTTCGCAAATACATGCGGGAGAACGATCCCCAGCGCCTGGAGATCTACTATAAAAACTACGTCGAGGACATGCTTCCCGCCAAGCCGTATCCGATGGAAGACGTCATCCAGGCGGAGATCGAAAACCAGAGTCTCACGATGCCGGAGATGAAAGGGAAAAAACCCGCCGACTTTATCGACAAGACG